Proteins from one Desulfonema limicola genomic window:
- a CDS encoding CpsD/CapB family tyrosine-protein kinase — MNQVGIFRKTYKNKKLKNKQDNLLEGDKYPLKESKIEFNGLLDLRQKNLFEVDQLKKLRTRLLFPAKGRIPRSVAVTSAGIGEGKTFVSANLAVSIAQNIDNRQTFLLDCDLSRPSIHSLFGFEDLPGLAEYLAGNAPLAEYLLKPLAINQLTILPGGTPPYNPSELLSSKKMSDLLEEALSRYDDRYIVIDLPSPLLVPETGLIINHVDGVIIVLHYGKTLKSSLKELINIIGKDNVLGVVFNHFDTSMHSFFYRMYRKYVRRK; from the coding sequence ATGAATCAGGTGGGAATTTTCAGGAAAACTTATAAAAATAAAAAACTTAAAAATAAACAGGATAACCTGTTGGAAGGTGATAAATACCCCCTGAAAGAATCAAAAATTGAATTTAACGGTCTTCTGGATTTAAGGCAGAAAAATCTTTTTGAGGTTGATCAGTTAAAAAAACTAAGAACCAGACTTTTATTTCCAGCAAAGGGAAGAATCCCCCGTTCAGTAGCTGTTACCAGTGCAGGAATTGGCGAAGGAAAGACCTTTGTGTCTGCAAACCTGGCTGTAAGTATTGCTCAGAATATAGATAACCGGCAGACCTTTCTTCTTGACTGCGACCTCAGCCGTCCCTCAATCCATTCCCTGTTTGGTTTTGAAGATTTACCAGGCCTTGCCGAATATCTTGCAGGAAATGCACCCCTTGCCGAATATCTTTTAAAACCTTTGGCAATAAACCAGCTAACCATTCTGCCTGGAGGTACTCCTCCTTATAATCCTTCTGAACTCCTTTCATCAAAAAAAATGTCTGATCTTCTTGAGGAAGCTTTGTCAAGATACGATGACCGATATATAGTTATTGATCTTCCATCTCCGCTGCTTGTTCCTGAAACAGGTTTGATTATAAACCATGTTGATGGTGTAATTATAGTATTGCATTATGGAAAAACCTTGAAAAGCAGCTTAAAAGAATTAATAAATATTATAGGTAAAGACAACGTGTTAGGTGTTGTATTTAATCACTTTGATACAAGCATGCATTCTTTTTTTTACAGGATGTATCGAAAATATGTCAGGAGAAAGTAG
- a CDS encoding polysaccharide biosynthesis/export family protein has product MIIKKGLYLLCLCLILLFASCSYFHSDAEYHDNSVLKNSEEYRIGKGDVLEIITWKEPEFSRDIAVRIDGRISFPLLDDIQAQGRTCSEIKNEIQEKLKEFINHPVVSVSVKVPGSQKFYIIGEVLKPGEYPLAKKITLLQAFAISGGFSEWASKNDIILIRNEEGIDNIIRINYSDIVKGRQLDLNLGIKADDIIVVP; this is encoded by the coding sequence ATGATTATTAAAAAAGGTTTATACTTACTCTGCCTTTGTCTGATTTTGCTGTTTGCCTCATGCTCATATTTTCATTCTGATGCTGAATATCATGACAATAGTGTATTAAAAAATTCAGAGGAATACAGGATTGGAAAAGGAGATGTCCTGGAAATAATTACGTGGAAGGAACCGGAGTTTTCACGAGACATTGCTGTTAGAATTGATGGCAGGATCAGCTTTCCCCTCTTAGATGATATACAGGCACAGGGACGGACATGCAGTGAAATAAAAAATGAAATCCAGGAAAAATTGAAAGAATTTATCAACCATCCTGTTGTATCTGTATCTGTTAAAGTACCTGGAAGTCAAAAATTTTATATTATAGGTGAGGTTCTTAAACCTGGTGAATATCCCCTGGCAAAAAAAATTACATTACTTCAGGCTTTTGCAATTTCCGGCGGTTTTTCCGAGTGGGCATCAAAAAATGATATTATCCTGATAAGAAATGAAGAAGGTATTGATAATATAATCAGAATAAATTACTCAGATATTGTCAAAGGCAGACAGTTAGACCTAAATTTAGGGATAAAAGCCGATGATATTATTGTTGTGCCGTAA
- a CDS encoding outer membrane beta-barrel protein codes for MTINSEYTDNIFLSDNNKQNDIITTISPGINLEAKTRNNNIEFLYELGYSHYKILSNNNSLRHNSVLSSNLGISRHTKLQFNNTFKITEDPGLESINNQDIPQDDVSQEYSVEKETGRHSLESYLTNSSVFNFSHQLNRTDFIEIQYSYDILKNEDPEIRNREQHKPSFNLIYCPVPNRFETKWHMTYMLDDKSDAVNDPGYSEERINPLLDMKYWAIPRRLSLNAGMSYNKGVINYNTLNFDDNIYESLKSSLGMTYHFLPDQVRNLTINTNGYYEKAITYTGEGMSDTSDDFKTWYGLIKVNKKVNHRLDAFVQYGQTITDFMGDGRNNDDYIVYEPSIGIKYILAQEIPLSLSAGYLVRDIDHKELESAITINGKLGAWKFTRYGDISFKASSGYEEDHLGAERLGFGIYYDAGFNINYIFSRYISGKLAGFYKKNRYLDLEETRNDKTKEIRCSLIFKPAKWFLMGIDYSFRDINSTLEQDSYKENRIILKLKYSPYLKM; via the coding sequence ATGACTATAAACAGTGAATATACTGACAATATCTTCTTGTCTGATAATAATAAGCAAAATGATATAATTACAACCATTTCTCCAGGCATCAATCTTGAAGCAAAAACAAGAAATAATAATATAGAATTTTTGTATGAGCTGGGATACAGTCATTACAAAATACTTTCTAATAATAATTCTCTGCGTCATAATTCAGTCTTATCTTCAAATCTAGGCATATCAAGACATACAAAATTACAATTTAATAATACCTTTAAAATAACTGAAGACCCTGGTTTAGAAAGTATAAATAACCAGGATATTCCTCAAGATGATGTTTCCCAAGAATATTCTGTAGAAAAAGAAACTGGCCGGCATTCTCTTGAATCTTATCTTACTAATTCTTCCGTTTTCAATTTTTCCCACCAGTTAAACCGTACAGATTTTATCGAAATTCAATACAGTTATGATATTTTAAAAAACGAAGACCCGGAAATCCGAAATAGAGAGCAGCACAAGCCTTCTTTTAACCTGATTTACTGTCCGGTTCCAAACAGATTTGAAACAAAATGGCATATGACTTATATGCTGGATGATAAGTCAGATGCTGTTAATGACCCGGGATATTCAGAGGAAAGAATTAACCCTTTATTAGATATGAAATACTGGGCAATTCCACGCAGATTAAGCCTGAATGCAGGCATGTCATATAATAAAGGTGTAATTAATTATAATACTTTAAATTTTGATGATAATATATATGAAAGCCTCAAATCATCTCTGGGCATGACATACCATTTTCTGCCAGACCAGGTCAGAAACCTGACAATTAATACAAATGGCTATTATGAAAAAGCAATAACATACACAGGTGAAGGTATGTCAGATACATCTGATGATTTTAAAACCTGGTATGGTTTAATTAAAGTAAATAAAAAGGTTAATCACAGACTTGATGCTTTTGTCCAATATGGTCAGACAATAACTGATTTTATGGGTGATGGCAGGAATAATGATGATTATATAGTTTATGAACCTTCAATAGGGATTAAATATATCCTGGCCCAGGAAATTCCCTTGTCTTTGAGTGCTGGGTATCTTGTCAGAGATATAGATCATAAAGAACTTGAGTCTGCAATAACAATCAATGGCAAACTGGGAGCATGGAAGTTTACCAGGTATGGAGATATTTCATTTAAAGCATCAAGCGGATACGAGGAAGATCATCTTGGAGCAGAACGCCTTGGATTTGGAATTTATTATGATGCAGGATTTAATATTAACTATATTTTTTCCAGGTATATAAGTGGAAAACTTGCTGGTTTTTATAAAAAGAACAGATATTTAGACCTGGAAGAAACAAGAAACGACAAAACAAAGGAAATTCGCTGCAGCCTGATATTTAAACCTGCAAAGTGGTTTCTCATGGGAATTGACTATTCCTTTCGTGATATAAACTCGACTTTGGAACAAGACAGTTATAAAGAAAACCGGATTATCCTGAAACTTAAATATTCCCCTTACTTGAAAATGTAA
- a CDS encoding DUF4114 domain-containing protein, translating into MKKLTRILAMVMAVVFIVTGSAMAVPTTLKDITGIEGTDIYKDTGAEAAEFIDTDGLSDDATAFLFLEIASYKDENIFGIYGYSDENGYIVIGDTLEVFKGSDSPLTSVTLAFDSLTGDVTNQATDLTTNIGTTFGFYLTTPDDTYYSHTGLNQDNFDHLMLFDTQDNSVGGLLGSNIVLAWEDLPGGGDKDFSDMVIGISDIAPVPEPATMLLLGSGLIGMGAARRRKKNNKK; encoded by the coding sequence ATGAAAAAACTAACAAGAATTTTGGCAATGGTAATGGCAGTAGTATTTATAGTAACTGGTAGTGCAATGGCAGTACCTACTACATTAAAAGATATTACTGGAATAGAAGGTACAGACATTTATAAAGACACAGGTGCAGAAGCTGCAGAATTCATTGATACTGATGGATTGTCTGATGATGCTACAGCATTTCTTTTTCTTGAAATTGCTAGCTATAAAGATGAGAATATTTTCGGTATTTATGGGTATAGTGATGAAAACGGTTATATTGTAATTGGAGATACCCTCGAAGTATTTAAAGGCTCAGACTCACCTTTAACAAGTGTTACATTAGCGTTTGATTCTTTAACTGGTGATGTGACAAATCAGGCAACAGACTTAACAACAAATATTGGAACAACATTTGGTTTTTATCTTACAACACCTGATGATACATATTACTCTCACACAGGACTTAATCAAGATAATTTTGATCATCTTATGCTTTTTGATACTCAAGATAACTCAGTGGGTGGCTTATTGGGGTCAAATATTGTACTAGCTTGGGAAGATTTACCTGGTGGTGGAGATAAGGATTTTAGTGATATGGTTATTGGAATAAGCGATATTGCCCCTGTTCCTGAACCAGCTACAATGCTCCTTCTGGGTTCCGGTTTAATTGGTATGGGTGCAGCCAGACGCAGAAAAAAAAATAACAAGAAATAA
- a CDS encoding XrtA system polysaccharide chain length determinant, whose amino-acid sequence MSEDEKKQIDIDYYIKLILQRRWFLLIPFCISMSVGIYFAITLPKVYSASNLILIIPQSVPDKYVPSVVDPDMLDEIETIKQRILSRSNIEAIINEYDLFSGPKYKNMFDVDKIENFRKNTSVKVTKSKGSINSFIIEFKGNDPKNVMNVVNSLADSFINESLKLFSEKVFAINKFLQDELLTLRERLQQTENIIRKYREEHMGELPEELGSNLSTITRLQTQLSEKQENIRSAKNRISELEAQMALAKSNAMSISSVLTLSRPNQSKGNADKPISDLEQLKENLKVLNSRYTEKHPDIIRLKNAIAIIESKEEHQEQSAQDNASDTDFDSAADLSVKNAVPKAFDSATLIYQTQYKEIIEEIKIYNDEIKQISLKIEEYQKRVENTPKRETAIIDLKRNYENIKGSYNNLLDKKLASDIAVNMEKQQKGQKFRAIDRARLPRKPISPDMKILLVLFVAGGLGIGGGVIFLMDFLDQSLKKPEELESLTGIPLLATIPEIYTRKDRIKHKINHAMSLCAAMAAFLLFAVFAVFTLKGVERTLKFIEKII is encoded by the coding sequence ATGTCTGAGGATGAAAAAAAACAAATAGATATTGATTATTATATAAAGCTGATATTGCAGCGCCGCTGGTTTTTATTAATACCTTTTTGTATATCCATGTCTGTTGGTATCTATTTTGCCATTACCCTTCCCAAAGTTTATAGTGCAAGTAATTTAATCCTGATTATACCCCAAAGTGTTCCTGACAAATATGTTCCCTCTGTTGTAGATCCTGATATGCTTGATGAAATAGAGACCATCAAACAGCGCATTTTGAGCAGATCAAATATTGAAGCAATTATTAATGAATACGATTTGTTTTCAGGTCCTAAATACAAGAATATGTTTGATGTTGATAAAATAGAAAATTTCAGGAAAAACACATCTGTTAAAGTAACAAAAAGCAAGGGCAGCATTAATTCCTTTATTATTGAATTTAAAGGTAATGATCCTAAAAATGTCATGAATGTTGTAAACTCTCTTGCAGATTCATTTATTAATGAAAGCCTTAAATTATTCAGTGAAAAAGTATTTGCAATTAACAAATTTCTTCAAGATGAACTGTTAACTCTCAGGGAAAGACTTCAGCAGACTGAAAATATAATTAGAAAGTACAGAGAGGAACATATGGGAGAGTTGCCTGAAGAACTTGGAAGCAATTTAAGTACCATAACTCGTCTTCAGACTCAGTTGAGTGAAAAACAGGAAAATATCAGAAGTGCAAAAAACCGGATATCTGAGCTTGAAGCCCAGATGGCTCTTGCAAAGTCCAATGCAATGTCAATATCATCTGTACTTACACTCTCCAGACCAAACCAGTCAAAAGGAAATGCAGATAAACCAATTTCAGACTTAGAACAGTTAAAAGAGAACTTAAAGGTTCTTAATTCAAGATATACAGAAAAACATCCTGATATAATAAGATTAAAGAATGCAATTGCAATAATTGAGTCAAAAGAAGAACATCAGGAACAATCTGCCCAAGACAATGCTTCTGACACTGATTTTGATTCAGCAGCAGATTTATCAGTAAAAAATGCCGTGCCAAAAGCATTTGATAGTGCGACACTTATTTATCAAACACAATACAAAGAAATTATAGAAGAGATTAAAATATATAATGATGAAATAAAACAAATAAGCCTTAAAATTGAAGAATACCAAAAGAGAGTTGAAAATACTCCTAAAAGAGAAACTGCTATAATAGATTTAAAAAGAAATTATGAAAATATCAAAGGATCATACAACAATCTTTTAGATAAAAAACTAGCATCTGATATTGCAGTTAATATGGAAAAACAGCAAAAGGGCCAGAAGTTTAGAGCAATTGACAGGGCAAGGCTGCCCCGAAAGCCAATCTCCCCTGATATGAAAATCTTATTAGTTCTTTTTGTTGCCGGCGGCCTGGGTATAGGAGGAGGGGTAATTTTTTTAATGGATTTCTTAGATCAGTCTTTAAAAAAGCCTGAAGAACTGGAATCTTTAACAGGAATTCCCCTGCTGGCAACAATTCCTGAAATATATACCAGAAAAGATCGTATAAAACATAAAATTAATCATGCCATGAGTCTTTGTGCTGCAATGGCTGCATTTTTATTATTTGCTGTTTTTGCTGTTTTTACATTAAAAGGTGTGGAACGTACTCTTAAATTTATTGAAAAAATAATATAA
- the mfd gene encoding transcription-repair coupling factor: protein MNYAVLLVCSTQAQADHLASILASYGIEVLKIDGFFDIQRAKGMVYICEGQLSAGFVWPEASLSIITEAEIFGKKRAGKIRRKHQVRSELLTFEDLNIGDLVVHDEHGIGRYEGLSTLKLNGTSNDFLLIVYKDGDKLYLPVERMGMAQKYMGVDGIEPVLDKMGGASWGKVREKVKKSVEKIAGELLKLYAERRVKEGFAFKISDSDFHEFEAGFQYEETPDQLKAIDDVLYDMAQPEPMDRLVCGDVGYGKTEVALRASFAVVNNNKQAAILVPTTVLAEQHYETFSSRYENYPVKVSCLSRFRSIKEQQTIVEGLKTGEIDIVIGTHRLLQKDISFKDLGLIVLDEEQRFGVKHKEKLKKLRSSVDVLALTATPIPRTLHLSLMGIRDISIISTPPEQRHPIITYISEFDESIIIEALRKELKRNGQIFFVHNNINTIKKTASHLKTLVPEIRVAMAHGRMNEDELEQVMFRFMNKEIDLLVCTTIIESGLDVPAANTIIVNRADRFGLAQIYQLRGRVGRAGEQAYAYLFIPNESVLTKDAQKRLKVLMEHSDLGSGFQIAMSDLKIRGGGTILGASQSGHIAAVGYDMFLKLMEDAVSHIKGEPAIEHLSPEINISLSAFISEDYIPDISQRLTTYRRLSKMNTLKEIASFKSELIDRFGPLTDETANLLLKIMLRVLAVNAGVKRLDITENKLLLYFSESHQKNPFGIVDMIVSEKERFEFTTDHVLKVKLIDQKKAGSVLAQTKNILKEITQRVNN from the coding sequence ATGAATTACGCAGTTCTCCTGGTCTGCAGCACTCAGGCACAGGCAGATCATCTTGCTTCTATTCTTGCTTCATATGGAATAGAAGTATTAAAGATTGACGGCTTTTTTGATATTCAAAGAGCAAAAGGCATGGTTTATATCTGTGAGGGGCAATTATCAGCAGGATTTGTATGGCCTGAAGCATCCCTGTCAATTATCACGGAAGCTGAAATATTCGGGAAAAAGCGGGCTGGAAAAATCAGAAGAAAGCATCAGGTTCGGTCAGAACTCCTGACTTTTGAGGATTTAAATATTGGTGATCTTGTGGTTCATGATGAACATGGAATTGGAAGATATGAAGGATTGTCCACACTTAAATTGAACGGAACCTCAAATGATTTTTTGCTTATTGTTTATAAAGACGGGGATAAACTTTATTTACCAGTAGAGCGCATGGGCATGGCTCAGAAATATATGGGTGTTGACGGAATAGAGCCGGTATTGGATAAGATGGGCGGTGCTTCATGGGGTAAAGTCAGGGAAAAGGTTAAAAAATCTGTTGAAAAAATTGCTGGAGAACTTTTAAAGCTTTATGCAGAGCGCAGGGTCAAAGAAGGGTTTGCTTTTAAAATCTCTGATAGTGATTTTCATGAATTTGAAGCAGGGTTTCAGTATGAAGAAACGCCTGACCAGCTTAAAGCCATTGATGATGTTCTTTATGATATGGCCCAGCCTGAACCCATGGACAGGCTGGTCTGCGGAGATGTAGGCTATGGCAAAACAGAGGTGGCACTTCGTGCTTCTTTTGCTGTGGTTAATAATAACAAGCAGGCAGCTATTCTTGTGCCTACAACTGTTTTAGCAGAACAGCATTATGAAACCTTTTCAAGCCGTTATGAAAATTATCCTGTTAAAGTCTCGTGTTTAAGCAGATTCCGCTCTATAAAAGAACAGCAGACTATTGTTGAAGGTCTGAAAACAGGAGAAATTGATATTGTTATTGGTACCCACAGACTGCTGCAAAAAGATATTTCATTTAAGGATCTGGGTCTGATTGTTTTGGATGAAGAACAGAGATTTGGAGTAAAACATAAGGAAAAATTGAAAAAACTCAGAAGTTCAGTAGATGTTTTAGCCCTTACTGCAACACCTATACCCAGGACCCTTCATCTTTCCCTTATGGGCATAAGGGACATCAGTATAATTTCAACCCCTCCTGAACAACGGCATCCTATTATTACCTATATATCTGAATTTGATGAAAGTATTATTATTGAGGCCTTAAGAAAAGAGCTGAAGCGGAATGGACAGATATTTTTTGTTCATAATAATATTAATACTATAAAAAAAACAGCCAGTCATTTAAAAACCCTTGTTCCTGAGATCAGGGTGGCTATGGCCCACGGCCGTATGAATGAAGATGAACTTGAGCAGGTCATGTTCAGGTTTATGAATAAGGAAATTGATCTGCTGGTATGCACAACAATTATTGAATCAGGTCTTGATGTGCCAGCAGCAAATACAATAATTGTAAACAGGGCAGACCGTTTCGGGCTGGCCCAGATTTATCAGCTACGGGGCAGGGTAGGAAGGGCAGGAGAACAGGCATATGCCTATCTTTTTATACCTAATGAAAGTGTGTTGACAAAGGATGCACAAAAACGGCTAAAGGTTTTAATGGAACACAGTGATCTTGGTTCTGGATTTCAGATTGCCATGAGTGATTTAAAGATCAGGGGAGGAGGTACCATCCTGGGAGCATCCCAGTCCGGGCATATTGCTGCTGTTGGGTATGACATGTTTTTAAAGCTTATGGAAGATGCTGTATCTCATATAAAAGGAGAACCAGCTATTGAACACCTGTCACCTGAGATCAATATTTCTCTTTCAGCCTTTATCTCCGAAGATTATATACCAGATATCAGCCAGCGCCTTACAACTTACCGCAGACTGTCTAAAATGAACACATTAAAGGAAATTGCTTCTTTTAAATCAGAGCTTATAGATCGGTTTGGACCGCTTACAGATGAAACTGCCAACCTTTTATTAAAGATAATGCTCAGGGTTTTAGCTGTAAATGCAGGTGTAAAAAGGCTGGATATAACTGAAAACAAGCTGCTGCTTTATTTTTCAGAGTCTCATCAGAAAAATCCTTTTGGAATTGTTGATATGATTGTTTCAGAAAAAGAGCGTTTTGAGTTCACCACGGATCATGTCTTAAAAGTAAAACTAATTGACCAGAAGAAAGCAGGTTCTGTTCTTGCTCAAACTAAAAATATCTTGAAAGAAATCACTCAACGTGTTAACAATTAA
- a CDS encoding sugar transferase, which translates to MLRLFKQYYPIRNIFFVMGEFLVLYGSALFANWIFAGAEAITHDWSLSLKILLIALVCQICLYYNDLYDFKVADSFSELGIRLTQVLGATTIVLACIYSVFPKASMGLKVFVISICFDFIFIVSWRIAYTFILNNRIFDEKISIIGSGELARNIIMEVSERIDCGYFVSGVVLEGHETEDINMRKMLAENTDITVMSHEHCEDICEMIKNSGIHKIIVAIEDMRKYFPKEQLLRCRVDGIEIMEGSSFYEMLTGKLLVDHIKPAWLIFSEGFQKTRTRHFLKRFVDLTLSVVMLIILLPLILFIAILIKIDTKEPESTSLDTWRYFAKICSEKQMQVGTQLCQLVMNYTNIEKPDTINEIWFKFKLLCKEKGLNPAQEIINIIKNYIIENESAKSKNPVFFSQKRMGMKGRIYKIYKFRSMIVNAERISGPMWAGENDKRITRIGNFIRKWRIDELPQLWNVLKGEMSFVGPRPEREFFVKQLEKTIPYYRERLSVKPGLTGWAQVSYGYGATEDDAKEKLNYDLFYIKNMSISMDMMIVLKTIKIVIFGKGR; encoded by the coding sequence ATGCTGAGACTTTTTAAACAATACTATCCTATTCGTAATATATTCTTTGTCATGGGTGAATTTCTTGTTCTGTATGGTTCTGCACTTTTTGCAAACTGGATATTTGCAGGAGCAGAAGCAATTACTCATGACTGGTCCTTATCTTTAAAAATCCTTTTGATTGCATTAGTCTGCCAGATTTGTCTTTACTATAATGATTTATATGATTTTAAGGTTGCAGACAGTTTTTCAGAACTTGGCATACGCCTGACCCAGGTGCTGGGTGCAACAACAATTGTACTTGCTTGTATTTACTCAGTTTTTCCCAAAGCCAGCATGGGGTTGAAGGTTTTTGTTATAAGTATTTGCTTTGATTTTATATTTATTGTTTCATGGCGGATTGCTTACACATTTATTTTAAATAATCGTATATTTGATGAAAAGATTTCCATCATAGGATCAGGTGAACTGGCTAGAAATATTATAATGGAAGTTTCAGAACGCATAGATTGCGGATATTTTGTATCAGGGGTTGTTCTGGAGGGGCATGAAACAGAAGATATAAATATGCGGAAAATGCTTGCTGAAAATACGGATATAACGGTTATGAGTCATGAACATTGTGAAGACATTTGTGAAATGATAAAAAATTCAGGAATACATAAAATTATAGTTGCAATTGAAGATATGCGTAAATATTTTCCAAAGGAACAGCTTCTTCGCTGTCGTGTAGACGGTATTGAAATAATGGAAGGAAGCAGTTTTTATGAAATGCTTACCGGCAAACTGCTTGTTGATCATATAAAACCTGCATGGCTTATATTTTCCGAAGGATTCCAGAAAACACGAACACGCCATTTTTTAAAACGATTTGTTGATCTTACATTGTCTGTAGTCATGTTGATTATACTTTTACCCCTTATTTTATTCATTGCTATTTTAATCAAAATAGATACAAAAGAACCGGAAAGCACTTCATTGGACACCTGGCGTTATTTTGCAAAAATTTGTTCTGAAAAACAAATGCAAGTTGGAACTCAATTATGCCAGTTAGTCATGAATTATACAAATATCGAAAAACCCGACACTATTAATGAGATATGGTTTAAATTTAAATTGTTATGCAAAGAAAAAGGTTTAAACCCTGCACAAGAAATTATTAATATTATAAAAAATTATATTATAGAAAATGAATCTGCCAAATCAAAAAATCCTGTTTTCTTTTCCCAGAAAAGAATGGGAATGAAAGGCAGGATATATAAAATATATAAATTCCGCTCCATGATTGTTAATGCAGAACGAATATCAGGGCCTATGTGGGCTGGTGAAAATGATAAAAGAATTACCCGCATAGGAAATTTTATAAGAAAATGGCGCATTGATGAACTTCCCCAGCTCTGGAATGTTTTAAAAGGTGAAATGAGTTTTGTAGGTCCCAGGCCTGAAAGGGAATTTTTTGTTAAACAACTGGAAAAAACTATTCCTTATTATAGAGAACGCCTAAGTGTTAAGCCCGGATTAACAGGATGGGCACAGGTCAGCTATGGTTATGGTGCTACTGAAGATGATGCCAAAGAAAAACTCAATTATGATCTTTTTTATATAAAAAACATGTCTATTTCCATGGACATGATGATTGTTCTAAAAACCATAAAGATTGTAATCTTTGGAAAAGGCCGTTAA